Proteins found in one Desulfuromonas thiophila genomic segment:
- the thiE gene encoding thiamine phosphate synthase yields the protein MATVDFDLYLISDRHQLPAGRSLAEAVTAALAGGVGAVQLREKDLATAELYALALELRQLTAAAGARLLLNDRIDIALAVAADGVQLTEQSLPVAMARRLLGPERLLGVSCHSLERALQAEAEGADFLCFSPIYATPSKAAYGPPQGLDALHGLCAAVKLPVFALGGITSERAPAVRAAGARGIALIRAILAAADPAQAARQLQAAFNPERPVP from the coding sequence ATGGCCACTGTCGACTTCGACCTCTACCTGATCAGCGACCGCCACCAGCTGCCGGCCGGCCGCAGCCTGGCCGAAGCCGTGACAGCGGCCCTGGCCGGCGGGGTCGGCGCCGTTCAACTGCGCGAGAAGGATCTGGCCACCGCTGAGCTTTATGCCCTGGCCCTTGAACTGCGCCAACTGACAGCAGCCGCCGGCGCCCGGCTGCTGCTCAACGACCGCATCGACATCGCCTTGGCGGTGGCCGCCGATGGCGTGCAGCTGACCGAGCAGTCCCTGCCCGTCGCCATGGCGCGGCGCCTGCTGGGGCCGGAACGGCTGCTGGGCGTTTCCTGCCACAGCCTTGAGCGAGCGCTGCAAGCCGAGGCCGAGGGCGCCGATTTCCTCTGCTTCAGCCCCATCTACGCCACGCCGTCCAAGGCCGCCTACGGTCCGCCCCAGGGCCTCGACGCCTTGCACGGCCTGTGCGCGGCGGTTAAACTGCCGGTTTTCGCCCTCGGCGGCATCACGAGCGAACGGGCACCGGCTGTGCGCGCTGCTGGTGCCCGTGGCATCGCCCTGATCCGCGCCATCCTGGCCGCCGCAGACCCCGCGCAGGCCGCGCGCCAGCTGCAGGCCGCTTTCAACCCGGAAAGGCCCGTGCCATGA
- the thiH gene encoding 2-iminoacetate synthase ThiH encodes MSFCDEIRRYPLEQVRDQVASRTAADVERALAAERLGLADLQALLSPAAQDYIEPLAQKAHRLTQQRFGNNIYLYTPMYLSNECSNGCKYCGFNACNKIPRATLTLEEIEREARIINDYGFRHILLLTGEAQKLADNRYLVAAIERIKPLFSSISIEVYPMDTDGYRQMVAAGVDGLTLYQETYDPQLYADLHPFGKKRDYHYRLEAPDRAGQAGLRRIGIGALLGLGDFASEAFYTGLHAQYLARRYWRSQVSISFPRIRPADGGFAPLHIISDTELVQMVCAMRLLIPDAGLFLSTRESARLRDALLPLGITHMSAGSCTAPGGHASKGANSEQFAIDDDRSPAAMSRAIRARGYEAVWKDWDSAFLNAAS; translated from the coding sequence ATGAGTTTCTGCGACGAAATCCGCCGTTACCCCCTTGAACAGGTGCGCGACCAGGTAGCCAGCCGCACGGCCGCCGATGTCGAACGGGCGCTGGCCGCCGAGCGCCTGGGGCTGGCCGACCTGCAGGCGCTGCTGTCGCCGGCGGCGCAAGATTATATCGAACCGCTGGCGCAGAAGGCCCACCGCCTGACCCAGCAGCGCTTCGGCAACAACATCTATCTGTACACGCCGATGTATCTGTCGAACGAGTGCAGCAATGGCTGTAAATACTGCGGCTTCAACGCCTGCAACAAGATCCCGCGCGCCACGTTGACACTGGAGGAGATCGAGCGCGAAGCCCGCATCATCAACGACTACGGCTTCCGTCACATTCTGCTGCTGACCGGCGAGGCCCAGAAGCTGGCCGACAACCGCTATCTGGTGGCTGCCATCGAGCGCATCAAGCCGCTGTTCAGCTCCATCAGCATCGAGGTCTACCCGATGGATACCGACGGCTACCGCCAGATGGTAGCCGCCGGCGTCGATGGCCTGACCCTGTATCAGGAAACCTACGATCCGCAGCTCTATGCCGATCTGCACCCCTTCGGCAAGAAACGCGATTATCACTACCGCCTTGAAGCACCGGACCGGGCCGGCCAGGCCGGGCTGCGCCGCATCGGCATCGGCGCCCTGCTGGGGCTGGGCGACTTCGCCAGCGAAGCCTTTTATACCGGCCTGCATGCCCAGTATCTGGCGCGGCGCTACTGGCGCAGCCAGGTCAGCATCTCCTTTCCGCGTATCCGCCCGGCCGATGGCGGCTTCGCCCCGCTGCACATCATCAGCGACACCGAGCTGGTGCAAATGGTCTGCGCCATGCGGCTGCTGATTCCCGATGCCGGCCTGTTCCTGTCAACGCGCGAAAGCGCCCGCCTGCGCGACGCCCTGCTGCCGCTGGGCATCACCCACATGAGTGCCGGTTCCTGCACCGCACCGGGTGGTCATGCCAGCAAGGGCGCCAACAGCGAGCAATTCGCCATCGACGACGACCGTTCGCCGGCGGCCATGAGCCGGGCCATCCGCGCGCGCGGCTACGAGGCCGTGTGGAAGGACTGGGACAGCGCCTTTTTGAACGCCGCCAGCTGA
- a CDS encoding thiazole synthase: protein MNPHNATEQPLCDPLVIAGRSFGSRLMVGTGKFSSNAVMAATLEASGSDIVTVALRRVDIGSPQDDLLNHIDRNRYLLLPNTSGARDAEEAIRLARLARAAGCEPWVKLEVTPDPYYLLPDPIETLKAAEVLVKEGFIVLPYINADPVLAKHLQEAGVATVMPLGAPIGTNKGIRTRDNIAIIIEQAIVPVVVDAGLGAPSHAAEALEMGADAVLVNTALAVAGDPPRMAAAFAKAVQAGREGYLAGLGKVQQRAEASSPLTGFLGSAS from the coding sequence ATGAATCCGCACAACGCCACCGAACAACCGCTCTGCGATCCCCTGGTGATTGCCGGCCGCTCCTTCGGCTCGCGCCTGATGGTCGGAACGGGGAAATTTTCCTCCAACGCCGTCATGGCCGCCACCCTGGAAGCCTCCGGCAGCGACATCGTCACCGTGGCGCTGCGGCGGGTCGATATCGGCAGTCCTCAGGACGACCTGCTCAACCACATCGACCGCAACAGATACCTGCTGCTGCCCAACACCAGCGGTGCCCGCGACGCCGAGGAAGCCATCCGCCTGGCACGGCTGGCGCGTGCGGCCGGCTGCGAGCCCTGGGTCAAGCTGGAGGTGACGCCCGATCCCTACTATCTGCTGCCCGATCCCATCGAGACCCTCAAGGCCGCCGAGGTTCTGGTGAAGGAGGGTTTCATCGTGCTGCCCTACATCAATGCCGATCCGGTGCTGGCCAAGCATCTGCAGGAAGCCGGCGTTGCCACGGTCATGCCGCTGGGCGCGCCCATTGGTACCAACAAGGGCATCCGCACCCGCGACAACATCGCCATCATCATCGAGCAGGCCATCGTGCCGGTGGTGGTCGATGCCGGCTTGGGGGCACCGTCCCATGCCGCCGAGGCGCTGGAAATGGGCGCCGACGCCGTACTGGTCAACACCGCGCTGGCCGTCGCCGGCGACCCGCCGCGCATGGCGGCAGCCTTTGCCAAGGCGGTACAGGCCGGCCGCGAGGGCTATCTGGCCGGCCTGGGCAAGGTACAGCAGCGGGCCGAGGCTTCCAGCCCGCTGACCGGTTTTCTGGGGAGCGCGTCATGA
- the thiS gene encoding sulfur carrier protein ThiS: MNLTINGAARAIMATDLAALLAELQIDPARVAIEHNGRILRADQYSATGLAEGDRLEIVRFVGGG; the protein is encoded by the coding sequence ATGAACCTGACCATCAACGGCGCCGCGCGTGCCATCATGGCTACCGATCTGGCCGCCCTGCTGGCAGAACTGCAAATCGACCCCGCCCGCGTCGCCATCGAACACAACGGCCGGATTCTCCGTGCTGACCAGTACAGCGCCACCGGCCTGGCCGAAGGCGACCGCCTCGAAATCGTCCGTTTCGTCGGTGGCGGCTAA
- the thiF gene encoding sulfur carrier protein ThiS adenylyltransferase ThiF, producing the protein MSTASSVSASELDQLLIARHGASAVQRFKSATVGLAGAGGLGSVIAAALARLGIGTLIVADFDRVEAVNLGRQQYFIDQIGLPKVEALRANLQRIHPGVRIIAQPLRVSAANLLELFGTVDILVEAFDDPVAKADLTSTWLAACPQRPLVGASGMAGCGPANQIVTRRPFGHFYLCGDGHSAVETCGSLYASRVGIAAHHQAQAVVRLLLGLDPVEDCSP; encoded by the coding sequence GTGTCCACAGCGTCGTCCGTCAGCGCCAGCGAACTTGATCAGCTGCTGATTGCCCGCCATGGCGCCAGCGCCGTGCAGCGCTTCAAAAGTGCTACCGTTGGCCTGGCCGGTGCCGGCGGGTTGGGTTCAGTCATCGCGGCGGCCCTGGCGCGGCTGGGCATCGGCACCCTGATCGTGGCCGATTTCGACCGGGTCGAGGCGGTCAATCTGGGGCGCCAGCAGTATTTCATCGACCAGATCGGCCTGCCCAAGGTGGAAGCGCTGCGCGCCAATCTGCAACGCATTCATCCCGGCGTGCGCATCATCGCCCAGCCGCTGCGGGTCTCAGCTGCCAACCTGCTGGAGCTGTTCGGCACGGTCGACATTCTGGTGGAGGCCTTCGACGATCCGGTCGCCAAAGCCGACCTGACCAGCACCTGGCTGGCCGCCTGCCCCCAGCGACCTCTGGTAGGAGCCTCCGGCATGGCCGGTTGCGGCCCGGCCAATCAGATCGTCACGCGGCGGCCCTTCGGCCACTTCTACCTGTGCGGCGACGGCCACAGCGCCGTCGAGACCTGCGGCAGCCTCTATGCCAGCCGCGTCGGCATTGCCGCCCATCACCAGGCCCAGGCGGTCGTCCGTCTGCTGCTGGGCCTCGACCCCGTGGAGGATTGTTCACCATGA
- a CDS encoding MerR family transcriptional regulator gives MALGKSWYEVDAAAERYGIGRAQLLFWVEEGLVRCEREQGRVVRVQIDDVRLQVEQRLQQAAQD, from the coding sequence ATGGCGCTGGGAAAAAGCTGGTATGAGGTGGATGCTGCCGCGGAACGTTACGGCATCGGCCGGGCGCAGCTGCTGTTCTGGGTGGAGGAAGGCCTGGTGCGCTGCGAACGCGAACAGGGCAGGGTGGTGCGGGTACAGATTGATGATGTGCGTTTGCAGGTGGAGCAGCGGCTGCAACAGGCTGCGCAGGATTGA
- the lhgO gene encoding L-2-hydroxyglutarate oxidase produces MARQVEEFYDVAVIGAGIVGAATARELTRQAPGCRVLLLEKEAGVARHQTGNNSGVIHSGLYYRPGSLKARNCAAGRDALYAFCAEQGICHERCGKIVVATSEGELAALDELQRRGVANGLSGIERLDAAGLRAHEPAVVGIAGLFVPQTGIVDFVAVTEALVRQLRGAGGRLQTDAEVRRVRRTAAGFDLTTTAGCFRARFVVNCGGLQSDRLARLCGVEPGLRIVPFRGEYAVLRPERRSLVRHLIYPVPDPAFPFLGVHYTRRVDGAVEAGPNAVLAFKREGYRWCDCDARDLLETLSYPGFLRLAARFWRVGLLEYRRSLLKPYLLRDLRKLLPGLTAADLCPGGAGVRAQAVSAEGQLLDDFRILSADGMVHVLNAPSPAATASLSIGAQVAETALRHFGEG; encoded by the coding sequence ATGGCGCGGCAAGTCGAGGAATTCTATGATGTCGCCGTCATTGGTGCCGGCATTGTCGGGGCTGCCACCGCGCGCGAGCTGACGCGTCAGGCGCCGGGCTGCCGCGTGCTGCTGCTGGAGAAGGAGGCCGGCGTCGCCCGCCACCAGACCGGCAACAACAGTGGCGTCATTCATTCGGGACTGTATTACCGGCCCGGTTCCCTCAAGGCGCGCAACTGTGCCGCCGGCCGCGACGCCCTTTATGCCTTCTGCGCCGAACAGGGCATCTGTCACGAGCGCTGCGGCAAGATCGTGGTCGCCACCAGCGAGGGCGAGCTGGCGGCGCTCGACGAGCTGCAGCGGCGTGGTGTCGCCAACGGCTTAAGTGGCATCGAACGGCTCGATGCGGCCGGCCTGCGGGCCCATGAGCCGGCGGTGGTTGGGATTGCCGGACTGTTTGTACCCCAGACCGGCATTGTCGACTTTGTCGCCGTGACCGAGGCGCTGGTGCGCCAGCTGCGGGGTGCTGGCGGCCGCCTGCAGACCGACGCCGAGGTGCGGCGGGTCAGGCGCACGGCGGCGGGTTTTGACCTGACCACCACGGCGGGCTGTTTCCGGGCGCGTTTTGTGGTCAATTGTGGCGGTCTGCAGTCGGACCGGCTGGCGCGGCTGTGTGGTGTTGAGCCGGGTCTGCGTATTGTGCCCTTTCGTGGCGAATACGCCGTGCTGCGGCCCGAGCGGCGTTCACTGGTGCGTCACCTGATCTACCCGGTACCCGATCCGGCCTTCCCCTTTCTCGGGGTGCACTATACCCGCAGGGTCGATGGCGCGGTCGAGGCGGGCCCCAATGCGGTGCTGGCCTTCAAGCGCGAAGGCTACCGCTGGTGTGACTGTGATGCTCGAGACCTGCTTGAAACCCTCAGTTATCCGGGGTTTCTGCGTTTGGCGGCGCGGTTCTGGCGCGTCGGCCTGCTGGAATACCGCCGTTCTCTGCTGAAACCCTATCTGCTGCGTGATCTGCGTAAACTGCTGCCGGGGCTGACTGCGGCCGATTTGTGTCCCGGCGGTGCTGGAGTACGCGCCCAGGCGGTCAGTGCCGAGGGCCAGCTGCTGGATGATTTCCGTATTCTGTCAGCCGACGGCATGGTGCATGTGCTTAACGCGCCTTCGCCGGCGGCCACCGCTTCCCTCAGTATCGGTGCCCAGGTGGCTGAAACGGCCCTGCGCCACTTTGGTGAGGGTTGA
- the xthA gene encoding exodeoxyribonuclease III encodes MRLVSFNVNGLRARLHQLEALVARHQPDIIALQETKVHDSEFPRAAIEALGYQVCFHGQKGHYGVALLSRQPPLEWQCGLPADGAEAQCRLIRARYDVSTAEGQNCLTVINGYFPQGEGRDHPVKFPAKEQFYRDLRDLLQQYDPARELLAVVGDMNVAPAAADVGIGADNEKRWLRTGKSGFLPEERDWLGLLLDWGLQDSYRLCHPQQQGDYSWYDYRSRGFELQPRRGLRIDLILASPALQRLCQASGIDQDIRALARPSDHCPVWADFALQGN; translated from the coding sequence ATGAGACTGGTCAGCTTCAACGTCAACGGCCTGCGCGCCCGTCTGCATCAGCTCGAAGCTCTGGTGGCACGGCATCAGCCGGACATCATTGCCCTGCAGGAAACCAAGGTACACGACAGCGAATTTCCCCGCGCTGCCATCGAGGCACTGGGCTACCAGGTCTGCTTTCACGGCCAGAAAGGCCACTATGGCGTGGCGCTGCTGTCGCGCCAGCCGCCACTGGAATGGCAGTGCGGCCTGCCCGCCGATGGAGCCGAGGCCCAATGCCGCCTGATCCGGGCGCGCTACGATGTCAGCACGGCCGAGGGCCAGAACTGCCTGACGGTCATCAACGGCTACTTTCCCCAGGGCGAGGGCCGCGACCACCCGGTCAAGTTCCCCGCCAAAGAGCAGTTCTACCGTGACCTGCGCGACCTGCTACAGCAGTACGATCCCGCCCGCGAGCTGCTGGCGGTGGTGGGCGACATGAATGTGGCGCCGGCCGCTGCCGATGTTGGCATCGGCGCCGACAACGAAAAGCGCTGGCTGCGCACCGGCAAAAGCGGTTTTCTGCCGGAGGAGCGCGACTGGCTCGGGCTGCTGCTGGACTGGGGCCTGCAGGACAGCTACCGGCTGTGCCATCCGCAGCAGCAGGGTGACTACAGCTGGTACGACTACCGCAGTCGCGGTTTCGAACTGCAGCCCCGCCGCGGCCTGCGCATCGATCTGATTCTGGCCAGCCCGGCGCTGCAGCGGCTGTGCCAGGCCAGCGGCATCGATCAGGACATCCGCGCCCTGGCCAGACCCTCCGATCATTGTCCGGTGTGGGCCGATTTTGCCCTGCAGGGCAACTGA
- a CDS encoding iron-containing alcohol dehydrogenase, with protein sequence MQPFVFHNPTQIIFGAGSVDRVGKTVARHGRTALLVYGRDSIHRSGLYSRVTSALQQAGVSWIDHGGVKSNPVLSHSRAGVDKAKASQVDLILAVGGGSVLDEAKAIAAGACYDGDLWDFFSDRATVQQALPLVTVLTLAATGSEMNSGGVITNEETQQKFNLSSPHLFPRVSILDPVLTWTVPADYTAYSAVDAISHLLEGYFTSPDPVTPLQDRFVEGLVKTIMESTEQILAQPAHAEARATMMWAATWALNGLSTAGIGAYQFPNHMIEHSLSALYDIAHGAGLAIVLPAWMAWQADQHPAKFARFAREVLGCQLSDDRQCALAAARGLKDWFGAIGSPVTLSEAGIPANDIPAIAANAVMLAQKWRMPAYSAEVIANILQRAA encoded by the coding sequence ATGCAACCCTTCGTCTTTCACAACCCCACCCAGATCATCTTCGGCGCCGGCAGTGTCGACCGGGTTGGTAAAACCGTCGCCCGCCATGGCCGCACGGCCCTGCTGGTCTATGGCCGCGACAGCATCCACCGCAGCGGCCTGTACAGTCGCGTCACCAGCGCCCTGCAACAGGCGGGCGTCAGCTGGATCGACCATGGCGGTGTCAAGTCGAATCCGGTGCTGTCGCACAGCCGCGCCGGGGTTGACAAAGCCAAGGCCAGCCAGGTCGATCTGATTCTGGCCGTCGGTGGCGGCAGCGTGCTCGACGAAGCCAAGGCCATCGCCGCCGGCGCCTGCTATGACGGCGATCTGTGGGATTTCTTCAGCGACCGGGCAACGGTGCAGCAGGCCCTGCCGCTGGTCACCGTGCTGACCCTGGCCGCCACCGGCTCGGAGATGAACAGCGGTGGCGTGATCACCAACGAGGAAACACAGCAGAAATTCAATCTTAGTTCGCCGCACCTGTTTCCGCGGGTGTCGATTCTCGACCCGGTGCTGACCTGGACGGTGCCGGCCGACTACACGGCCTATTCGGCCGTAGACGCCATCTCGCACCTGCTTGAAGGCTATTTTACCAGCCCCGACCCGGTCACGCCACTGCAGGACCGTTTTGTCGAGGGTCTGGTCAAAACCATCATGGAAAGCACCGAACAGATCCTGGCCCAACCGGCTCACGCCGAGGCCCGGGCCACCATGATGTGGGCCGCTACCTGGGCCCTCAACGGCCTGTCGACGGCCGGTATCGGCGCCTACCAGTTCCCCAATCACATGATTGAGCACTCCCTCAGCGCCCTCTACGATATCGCCCACGGCGCCGGCCTGGCGATTGTCCTGCCGGCCTGGATGGCCTGGCAGGCCGACCAGCACCCGGCCAAGTTCGCCCGTTTCGCCCGCGAGGTGCTGGGCTGTCAGCTCAGCGATGATCGCCAGTGCGCTCTTGCCGCCGCCCGTGGCCTGAAGGACTGGTTCGGCGCCATCGGCAGTCCGGTAACCCTGAGCGAGGCTGGCATCCCGGCCAACGACATCCCGGCCATTGCCGCCAACGCCGTGATGCTGGCACAGAAATGGCGCATGCCGGCCTACAGCGCCGAGGTCATCGCCAACATTCTGCAGCGTGCCGCATGA
- a CDS encoding DUF167 domain-containing protein produces MPAPDLSCCLRVVAGGVQLAVLVQPRASKNALCGLQGDELKLRLTSPPVDGAANKLCCDYLAKLLGCAKSAVSLVSGHSSRHKRLQIDGCSLAEVQQRLQQALDV; encoded by the coding sequence ATGCCGGCGCCCGATCTGAGCTGCTGCCTGCGCGTGGTGGCCGGCGGCGTACAACTGGCCGTGTTGGTGCAACCGCGCGCCAGCAAAAACGCTCTCTGCGGCCTGCAGGGCGACGAACTCAAGCTGCGCCTGACCTCGCCGCCGGTGGACGGTGCCGCCAACAAGCTGTGCTGTGATTACCTGGCCAAGCTGCTCGGCTGCGCCAAAAGCGCCGTCAGCCTGGTCAGCGGTCACAGCAGCCGCCACAAACGGCTGCAGATCGACGGCTGCAGCCTGGCCGAGGTACAGCAGCGCCTGCAACAGGCCCTCGACGTTTAA
- a CDS encoding YggT family protein yields the protein MILRELFLALAGLADLAFTLFILLIVARAVLSWVNPDPYNPLVRFIHRATDPVLYRVQRWIPLQFGGIDFSPLVLLLALSFAQRLLHALLVQLAYSF from the coding sequence ATGATTCTGCGCGAACTTTTTCTGGCCCTGGCCGGTCTGGCCGATCTGGCCTTCACCCTGTTCATCCTGCTCATCGTCGCCCGGGCCGTGCTGTCCTGGGTCAATCCCGATCCTTACAATCCGCTGGTGCGCTTTATCCATCGCGCCACCGATCCGGTGCTTTACCGCGTGCAGCGCTGGATTCCGCTGCAGTTCGGAGGTATCGACTTCTCGCCGCTGGTGTTGCTGCTGGCGCTTTCCTTTGCCCAGCGCCTGCTGCATGCCCTGCTGGTGCAGCTGGCCTATAGCTTCTGA